One genomic window of Mucilaginibacter sp. SJ includes the following:
- a CDS encoding TlpA disulfide reductase family protein: protein MNLTSIKKIALTAIASAPALAFAQDTQYTVQGKIGNYNAPAKVYVQYRKDGKTVVDSAVLNGGTFKFTGKTSTTTPVSGYILFNPKGTGLHSSEDYRSIYLEPGTINVSATDKIADAKIEGTKTNNDNEKYNLAEKPINDAYETLSAKRKTATPEQMAELNAEEKKIDDQDAQVNKKFIQENPDSYVSLNALESYAYSADYVDIAPLFNNFSPAIKATEAGKKFAERLPKLKAVALGATAPEFAEADTAGKMVSLSSFRGKYVLIDFWASWCGPCRRENPNVVKAYNAYKGKNFTILGVSLDRPNAKDKWLTAIHKDGLTWNHVSDLKFWDSKAADLYAVRGIPQNFLLDPNGKIIGKNLRGEDLQNKLAEIFGKI, encoded by the coding sequence ATGAACTTGACCTCAATTAAAAAAATAGCTTTAACAGCAATTGCAAGCGCCCCTGCTTTAGCTTTTGCCCAGGATACCCAATATACTGTGCAAGGTAAAATTGGCAACTACAACGCACCGGCGAAAGTATATGTGCAATATCGTAAAGATGGAAAAACGGTTGTCGACTCGGCAGTATTGAACGGAGGAACCTTCAAATTTACCGGTAAAACAAGCACAACAACACCCGTAAGCGGTTATATTTTGTTTAACCCCAAAGGTACCGGCCTGCATAGCTCAGAAGATTATCGTTCAATTTACCTGGAACCGGGTACCATCAACGTAAGCGCAACTGATAAAATTGCTGATGCCAAAATAGAAGGCACCAAAACCAATAACGATAACGAAAAATATAACCTGGCCGAAAAACCGATCAATGATGCCTATGAGACGCTTTCGGCAAAACGTAAAACCGCCACGCCCGAGCAAATGGCCGAACTAAATGCCGAAGAAAAAAAGATCGACGACCAGGATGCGCAGGTAAATAAAAAGTTTATCCAGGAAAACCCCGATTCATATGTGAGCCTTAACGCGCTTGAATCATATGCTTACAGTGCCGATTACGTAGATATTGCCCCATTGTTCAACAACTTCAGTCCTGCTATTAAAGCAACTGAAGCAGGAAAGAAATTTGCCGAACGTTTACCTAAATTAAAAGCCGTGGCCTTAGGTGCAACCGCCCCTGAATTTGCCGAAGCTGATACTGCCGGTAAAATGGTTAGCCTATCATCATTCCGTGGTAAATATGTATTGATAGACTTCTGGGCATCATGGTGTGGCCCTTGCCGCCGCGAAAACCCTAATGTGGTAAAAGCTTACAACGCTTATAAAGGCAAAAACTTCACCATACTTGGTGTGTCGCTCGACAGGCCGAACGCGAAAGATAAATGGCTGACAGCTATCCACAAAGATGGCCTTACCTGGAACCACGTATCCGACCTTAAATTTTGGGACAGTAAAGCAGCCGATCTGTATGCGGTACGTGGAATCCCTCAAAACTTTTTGTTAGATCCTAACGGAAAGATCATTGGTAAAAACCTAAGAGGCGAAGACTTGCAAAACAAGCTTGCCGAGATCTTTGGGAAGATCTAA
- a CDS encoding universal stress protein, with amino-acid sequence MKIRKILIGIDESEFSRYAAAYAFDIAHTYNAEVGLVHIVEPIIVPADTQDGLMGGMPFDPNLSLPGTELETLQTERSAALLDQTAKEWGEGLEIAQFTQYGSTAEGIIECGKEFNADLIVLGTHRRTGIDKFFLGNVAEQVVNKSLIPVLVVPYIEAKD; translated from the coding sequence ATGAAGATCAGGAAGATACTCATCGGTATCGATGAAAGCGAATTTTCACGTTATGCTGCGGCCTACGCTTTTGATATAGCCCATACCTATAATGCCGAAGTTGGTTTGGTACACATAGTTGAACCTATCATTGTGCCCGCCGATACCCAGGATGGTTTAATGGGAGGGATGCCATTTGATCCTAATTTAAGCTTGCCGGGCACGGAATTGGAAACATTGCAAACCGAACGTTCTGCCGCATTGCTGGATCAGACGGCAAAAGAATGGGGCGAGGGACTGGAAATAGCTCAATTTACCCAATACGGCTCAACAGCCGAAGGCATTATTGAATGCGGCAAGGAGTTTAATGCCGACCTGATAGTTTTAGGCACTCATCGCCGTACCGGTATCGATAAATTCTTTTTAGGCAACGTTGCTGAGCAGGTGGTCAACAAATCATTGATCCCTGTATTGGTTGTGCCTTATATTGAAGCGAAAGATTAA
- a CDS encoding formimidoylglutamase, which produces MSLADFFTPIDLKKIAPKKGYYTSQLGDKIVHYSVDFPDLEEKTDIAIIGVMDDRNAVGNPGCSLGPDYIREKLYQLNEGGYSVKIADLGNIRAGEKVTDTYFAVKTVVSELIKKDIIPVILGGGQDLTYAQYLGYEELEQKVDLVVIDSHFDLDEDNHGESIETTSASYLNKIFLHDPNYLFNFSNLGYQTYFVSQDSLRVMDKLYFDVHRLGELSGNVAVTEPAIRNASMVSFDIGAIRAADAMGNANATPNGFYGEEACQLCRYAGFNDKLTSIGFYEFNPAYDNNGQTAWQLAQMIWYFIDGFYNRKRDFPLNPKSQYLIYKTSLTHDDQEVIFVKSKKSDRWWMQVPYPSAGSPNERFHLVPCSYADYKTATSGELPDLWWRTYQKLN; this is translated from the coding sequence ATGTCATTAGCTGATTTTTTTACGCCGATTGATCTTAAAAAGATAGCTCCTAAAAAAGGCTATTATACCAGCCAGCTTGGCGATAAAATTGTGCATTATTCTGTCGATTTTCCTGATTTGGAAGAGAAAACTGATATTGCCATTATTGGTGTTATGGATGATCGTAACGCGGTTGGCAATCCGGGTTGTTCACTTGGCCCTGATTACATCCGCGAAAAATTATACCAGTTAAACGAAGGCGGCTATTCTGTAAAAATTGCCGATCTGGGCAATATCCGTGCCGGCGAAAAGGTAACAGACACCTACTTCGCTGTTAAAACGGTAGTGAGCGAACTGATCAAAAAAGACATCATCCCCGTTATTTTAGGCGGGGGACAGGATCTTACTTACGCCCAGTACCTGGGTTATGAGGAGCTTGAACAGAAAGTTGACCTGGTGGTAATCGATTCGCATTTTGATTTGGATGAAGATAATCACGGCGAAAGCATTGAAACTACTTCTGCTTCCTATCTCAACAAAATATTCCTGCATGATCCCAATTACCTGTTCAACTTCAGCAATCTTGGCTACCAAACCTATTTTGTAAGCCAGGACAGCCTGCGGGTAATGGATAAACTTTATTTTGATGTACACCGCTTAGGCGAACTGAGCGGCAATGTTGCTGTTACCGAGCCTGCCATCCGCAATGCCAGCATGGTAAGCTTCGATATCGGCGCTATCCGTGCTGCCGATGCTATGGGGAATGCCAATGCCACACCAAATGGTTTTTATGGCGAAGAAGCCTGCCAGCTCTGCCGTTACGCGGGCTTTAATGATAAACTTACCTCGATAGGTTTTTATGAATTTAATCCGGCTTATGACAATAACGGGCAAACCGCCTGGCAACTGGCGCAAATGATCTGGTATTTTATTGACGGTTTTTATAACCGCAAGCGCGATTTTCCGCTTAACCCTAAATCACAATACCTTATTTATAAAACCAGCTTAACCCACGACGACCAGGAAGTAATATTTGTAAAAAGCAAAAAATCCGACCGCTGGTGGATGCAGGTGCCTTATCCTTCGGCAGGTTCGCCCAATGAGCGTTTTCATTTGGTACCCTGCAGCTATGCCGACTATAAAACGGCAACCTCGGGCGAATTACCGGACCTTTGGTGGCGCACATATCAAAAATTAAACTGA
- a CDS encoding NAD-dependent epimerase/dehydratase family protein: protein MILITGATGFLGAELAKLLVTTTGRRIRCTKRASSVIPKLLLPYQENIDWVDADMMDIFALADALDGITQVYHCAAWVSFKQADKKPMINTNVTGTANLVNLCNEHGIRMVHVSSVAAVGAAKPGEFITENHHLEQSTENDGYAISKLESEMEVWRGIAEGLDAVIVNPSLIIGVSAGTQGSGALFNTVRKGLKFYTSGTIGFVDVEDVAKCMVGLMNSDITAERYIISAENRDYKGMVTEIANGFGIKPPAIFAKPWMMELAWRGAAFVSAITGGVPAIDKTSAQTASLTREFDNSKIKKAIGFEFKPISKTIGEICEALK, encoded by the coding sequence ATGATCTTAATAACAGGTGCAACTGGTTTTCTTGGGGCCGAACTGGCAAAACTTTTAGTAACTACCACCGGCCGGCGAATCCGTTGCACCAAAAGGGCAAGTTCAGTTATCCCCAAGCTGCTGTTGCCATACCAGGAAAACATCGACTGGGTTGACGCCGATATGATGGATATTTTTGCATTGGCTGATGCGCTCGACGGTATTACCCAGGTTTACCATTGTGCCGCCTGGGTATCATTTAAGCAGGCAGATAAAAAGCCGATGATCAATACCAATGTTACCGGGACTGCCAATTTGGTTAACCTGTGTAATGAACATGGTATAAGGATGGTGCATGTAAGCTCGGTAGCTGCTGTTGGCGCCGCCAAACCCGGTGAGTTCATAACAGAAAACCACCACCTGGAACAGTCAACAGAAAATGATGGTTATGCTATATCCAAATTAGAAAGCGAAATGGAGGTTTGGCGCGGAATAGCCGAAGGTTTGGACGCTGTTATTGTTAACCCCTCGCTGATAATTGGCGTGAGTGCCGGTACCCAGGGCAGCGGCGCCTTATTCAACACGGTACGTAAGGGGCTCAAATTTTATACTTCGGGCACTATAGGTTTTGTTGATGTAGAAGATGTTGCCAAATGTATGGTAGGTTTAATGAACAGCGATATTACTGCCGAGCGCTACATTATCAGCGCCGAAAACCGGGACTACAAAGGTATGGTTACCGAAATAGCAAATGGTTTCGGCATCAAGCCACCCGCTATTTTTGCTAAACCCTGGATGATGGAACTGGCCTGGCGCGGGGCCGCTTTTGTTTCGGCTATAACCGGTGGTGTTCCGGCTATAGATAAAACATCGGCACAAACAGCTTCATTAACCCGCGAGTTTGATAATTCAAAAATAAAAAAAGCGATAGGCTTTGAGTTTAAGCCCATCAGTAAGACGATAGGGGAAATTTGTGAGGCGTTAAAATAA
- a CDS encoding HAD-IB family phosphatase: MEQYFIIDFDSTFTQVEALDELARISLKNRPDREDIYKQIEDLTNASMEGKLSFTESLERRVKLLNANRDHLKQLITHLKKKVSTSFSRNTIFFKNHQDEVLIVSGGFKEFITPVVTEYHIKKENIYANTFVFDEEGNIIGYDRENPLSQEGGKVKLLKELQLPGDIYGIGDGYSDFQLKESGMIKKFFAFTENIERKSVAEKADHITPSFDEFLYLNKLPRAISYPKNRIKCLVVGNVDEDALDQLKKEGYNMRHRESVEEKYLEEAGVLFCDEEHQPSAEQVQNAGRLKVIGIFGKCNRKLADAAAENGIIIFDDPRHNPHSTDFLPKRVMAFMNEGKTHTSCNFPDLQPPRVNNAHRLIHIHKNVPGILAKINDVFARHNINIVGEFLVTNPQIGYVITDVNTGYDTEVLNELKAIEHTIKFRLLY, translated from the coding sequence ATGGAACAGTACTTTATTATTGATTTCGATAGCACCTTTACACAGGTTGAGGCCCTTGATGAACTGGCCCGGATCTCTCTAAAAAATCGCCCCGACCGCGAAGATATCTACAAACAGATAGAAGATTTGACCAATGCCTCGATGGAAGGTAAGCTATCGTTTACCGAAAGTTTAGAGCGCAGGGTAAAATTGCTCAACGCCAATCGCGATCATTTAAAGCAACTGATCACCCATCTTAAAAAGAAAGTTTCTACCTCTTTTTCGCGAAATACTATCTTCTTTAAAAATCACCAGGACGAGGTTTTGATCGTATCCGGTGGGTTCAAAGAGTTTATTACGCCAGTAGTTACCGAGTATCATATTAAAAAAGAAAATATCTACGCCAATACTTTTGTGTTTGACGAGGAAGGCAATATTATAGGTTACGACCGCGAAAACCCGCTTTCGCAGGAAGGTGGCAAGGTAAAGCTGCTGAAAGAGCTTCAGTTACCGGGCGATATTTATGGTATCGGTGATGGTTATTCTGATTTCCAGTTAAAGGAATCGGGTATGATCAAAAAGTTTTTTGCTTTTACCGAAAACATCGAACGTAAATCAGTAGCCGAAAAGGCCGACCATATTACCCCAAGCTTTGACGAATTCCTCTATCTGAATAAACTGCCGCGCGCCATCTCCTACCCTAAAAACCGCATTAAATGTTTGGTTGTGGGTAACGTGGATGAAGATGCACTGGATCAGCTCAAAAAAGAGGGCTACAACATGCGCCACCGCGAAAGTGTTGAAGAAAAGTACCTTGAAGAAGCCGGTGTATTGTTTTGCGACGAAGAACACCAGCCAAGCGCCGAACAGGTTCAAAATGCAGGGCGGCTAAAAGTGATTGGTATTTTTGGCAAATGTAACCGCAAGCTGGCCGATGCCGCGGCCGAAAACGGGATCATCATTTTTGACGACCCAAGGCATAACCCACACAGTACCGACTTTTTACCCAAAAGGGTGATGGCTTTCATGAATGAAGGTAAAACACATACCAGTTGCAATTTTCCCGATCTGCAGCCGCCGCGTGTTAACAATGCCCACCGTTTAATTCACATCCATAAAAACGTACCGGGGATCCTGGCTAAAATTAACGATGTATTTGCCCGCCATAATATTAATATTGTAGGTGAGTTCCTGGTTACCAACCCGCAAATAGGTTATGTAATCACCGATGTTAATACCGGCTATGATACCGAAGTGTTGAACGAGTTAAAAGCGATTGAACACACTATCAAATTCAGGCTTTTGTATTAA
- a CDS encoding TlpA disulfide reductase family protein, producing the protein MKKLFFYMAAMLPVTALAQATDTFVINGKLGNVTTPAKVYLSYQLGANNVTDSANVVNGAFSFTGTIFNPVNATLAVNYKGLPLEKFIDGNYKYADNGSLISKTADDIDFFLEKGTITITSKDSIDKAQITGSQLNTDNVKLQAQLKAINQKGEKLMADAKAATPEQQKSAAFRSAMQARYKALQTEQKTTLKSFITANPDSYLSLLALTSVSGPAPDLSEVEPLYNSLSQKIKDTEAGKMMKVQLDALKVTAIGSEAPDFIQNDVNGTPVKLSSFRGKYVLLDFWASWCGPCRQENPNVVRNYARFKNKNFTVVGVSLDRPDGKSAWLAAIKSDGLEWTQLSDLKFWNNQAAALYSVTSIPQNYLIDPQGKIIAKNLRGEDLDAKLEQLFGKYN; encoded by the coding sequence ATGAAGAAATTATTTTTTTACATGGCCGCCATGCTGCCGGTAACGGCGCTTGCACAGGCTACAGATACCTTTGTTATTAATGGTAAATTAGGCAATGTCACCACGCCCGCCAAAGTATATTTATCGTACCAACTGGGTGCTAATAATGTTACCGATTCGGCCAATGTGGTTAACGGTGCATTTTCATTTACCGGCACGATATTTAACCCCGTTAATGCCACATTAGCCGTTAACTACAAGGGTTTACCCCTCGAAAAATTTATCGATGGTAATTATAAATATGCCGATAACGGCAGCCTGATTTCAAAGACGGCCGATGACATAGATTTTTTCCTGGAAAAAGGTACTATCACCATCACCAGCAAAGATTCTATCGATAAAGCGCAGATCACTGGGTCGCAACTTAATACAGATAATGTAAAACTCCAGGCCCAGTTAAAAGCCATCAATCAAAAAGGCGAAAAACTAATGGCCGACGCCAAGGCAGCAACGCCTGAACAGCAAAAGTCAGCAGCTTTCAGGAGTGCCATGCAGGCAAGATATAAAGCACTGCAAACAGAGCAAAAAACAACCTTGAAAAGCTTTATTACAGCCAACCCCGATAGTTATTTAAGTTTACTTGCACTAACCTCGGTGAGCGGACCGGCCCCAGACCTTAGCGAAGTTGAGCCATTATACAATTCGTTATCTCAAAAAATCAAAGATACCGAAGCCGGTAAAATGATGAAGGTGCAGCTTGACGCCTTAAAAGTTACGGCTATTGGCTCCGAAGCTCCTGATTTTATACAAAACGACGTTAACGGAACTCCTGTAAAGCTATCGTCGTTCAGGGGCAAGTATGTGTTACTTGATTTTTGGGCATCATGGTGCGGTCCCTGCCGCCAGGAAAACCCGAACGTGGTACGTAACTATGCAAGGTTTAAAAACAAAAACTTTACGGTAGTTGGGGTTTCGCTGGATAGGCCCGACGGCAAATCGGCGTGGCTTGCTGCCATTAAAAGTGACGGATTGGAATGGACACAATTATCCGATCTTAAATTCTGGAACAACCAGGCTGCCGCCCTATACTCGGTTACATCTATCCCCCAAAATTACCTGATCGATCCACAGGGAAAGATCATAGCAAAAAATTTACGCGGCGAGGATCTTGATGCCAAGCTCGAGCAATTGTTCGGAAAATATAATTAA